One genomic region from Streptomyces sp. NBC_00457 encodes:
- a CDS encoding TetR/AcrR family transcriptional regulator, which translates to MGSVGSIKGRRERLRAETTAEIKKVALELMASGGPNAITLRAIAREMGMTANAIYGYFATRDDLVTTLINNVYTSLADTVDAAWEAAPAHDPATRIQAWACAFRDWALANPEGFRLIYGDPVPGYQPPEGGAAPDAAHRVCTGITALAAAAWPQAELRYADSDFDWSDFDPGLLDKVRPAFPELPPAAVALALRIWSHLHGLVSLEIYGHLQAQALSPEKLFREELAQLIRSLGIAPQK; encoded by the coding sequence ATGGGAAGCGTGGGAAGCATCAAGGGGCGCCGCGAGCGGCTGCGCGCCGAGACGACCGCCGAGATCAAGAAGGTCGCGCTGGAGCTGATGGCTTCGGGCGGGCCCAACGCGATCACCCTGAGGGCCATCGCGCGCGAGATGGGCATGACGGCCAACGCCATCTACGGATACTTCGCCACTCGTGACGACCTGGTCACCACGCTGATCAACAACGTCTACACCTCGCTGGCCGACACCGTGGACGCGGCTTGGGAGGCCGCCCCCGCGCATGACCCGGCCACCCGGATCCAGGCATGGGCCTGCGCCTTCAGGGACTGGGCGCTGGCCAATCCCGAGGGCTTCCGCCTCATCTACGGCGATCCCGTCCCCGGCTACCAGCCCCCCGAGGGGGGCGCCGCACCGGACGCCGCCCACCGCGTCTGCACCGGGATCACCGCCCTCGCGGCCGCCGCCTGGCCACAGGCCGAACTCCGTTACGCGGACAGCGACTTCGACTGGTCCGACTTCGACCCAGGTCTACTGGACAAAGTCCGCCCGGCCTTCCCCGAGCTGCCCCCGGCCGCCGTGGCCCTGGCCCTGCGCATCTGGAGCCACCTGCACGGCCTGGTGTCACTGGAGATCTACGGCCACCTACAGGCGCAGGCCCTCAGCCCGGAGAAGTTGTTCCGCGAAGAACTGGCCCAACTCATCCGCTCCTTGGGCATCGCCCCGCAGAAGTAG
- a CDS encoding NAD(P)-dependent oxidoreductase: MHLGVIGATGTIGSRVVTEALGRGHQVTAFSRDATRIEENRKDITWKSLNVLDADAVAAAIPGLDVLISGFQPGNAAQDIADTVARSIADPTVYATAAQALLKALETHSRTRLIVIGGAGSLEIEPGVVRADSDELLNEALDAIGLPREYAAAVRGHRDALNVLRLSNRLWTYFSPAEDIAPGERTGRFRVGSDQTILDADGRSRISAEDAAVALVDEAELPRFVQRRFTVGY; encoded by the coding sequence ATGCACCTAGGAGTCATCGGGGCCACGGGCACCATCGGCAGTCGTGTCGTCACCGAAGCCCTCGGCCGGGGCCACCAGGTCACGGCCTTCAGCCGCGACGCCACCCGGATCGAGGAGAACCGGAAGGACATCACCTGGAAGAGCCTCAACGTCCTTGATGCCGATGCAGTCGCCGCTGCCATACCCGGCCTCGACGTACTGATCAGCGGATTCCAGCCCGGAAACGCAGCCCAGGACATCGCTGACACCGTGGCCCGCTCCATCGCCGATCCCACGGTCTACGCCACGGCCGCGCAGGCACTCCTGAAGGCGCTGGAGACCCACTCCCGGACACGGCTCATCGTCATCGGCGGCGCCGGCAGCCTGGAGATCGAACCCGGAGTCGTACGAGCCGACTCCGACGAACTCCTGAACGAAGCCCTTGACGCGATCGGCCTGCCTCGGGAGTACGCCGCCGCAGTACGCGGCCACCGGGACGCCCTGAACGTCCTTCGCCTCTCCAACCGGCTATGGACCTACTTCAGCCCCGCGGAGGACATCGCACCCGGGGAACGTACGGGCCGGTTCCGCGTCGGCAGTGACCAGACGATCCTCGACGCGGACGGACGCAGCCGCATCTCCGCGGAGGACGCAGCCGTCGCCCTCGTCGACGAGGCGGAACTACCTCGCTTCGTCCAACGCCGCTTCACTGTCGGCTACTGA
- a CDS encoding transglycosylase SLT domain-containing protein translates to MLEGNRVSGNLVRGLAVASATAVTTVGAVAGAAQSSTGQSVNDTETTASNSTLLADLPAGQQVQVQTAALAQQADSQAIAADNSARKTAAESARKQAAKAAIAKQQAAKQQALNDAKERQEARQKASRSSTDSSATDNSSLATQSSYTTAQVRAIAQQMVPSDQFQCFSNIVDHESGWNYKAVNPSSGAYGLVQAYPGSKMSSAGADWQTNPATQIKWGLNYMNDRYGSPCDAWLFWQANGSY, encoded by the coding sequence ATGCTGGAAGGAAACCGTGTGAGCGGGAACTTGGTGCGGGGATTAGCGGTGGCCTCTGCCACTGCGGTCACCACTGTCGGCGCCGTTGCGGGAGCTGCCCAGAGCAGCACCGGCCAGTCGGTGAACGACACCGAAACGACAGCGAGCAACTCGACCCTCCTCGCGGACTTACCCGCGGGGCAGCAAGTTCAGGTGCAGACGGCCGCTCTGGCTCAGCAGGCCGACTCGCAGGCCATCGCCGCGGACAACAGCGCAAGGAAGACCGCGGCGGAGTCGGCCCGCAAGCAGGCCGCGAAGGCCGCGATCGCCAAGCAGCAGGCAGCCAAGCAGCAGGCCCTCAATGACGCCAAGGAGCGCCAGGAGGCGCGGCAGAAGGCCAGTCGATCGTCGACGGACTCCTCGGCGACGGACAACTCCAGCCTCGCGACGCAGTCCTCGTACACCACTGCCCAGGTCCGGGCTATCGCGCAGCAGATGGTGCCCAGCGATCAGTTCCAGTGCTTCAGCAACATCGTGGACCACGAGTCCGGCTGGAATTACAAGGCGGTCAACCCCTCTTCCGGGGCCTACGGTCTCGTACAGGCCTATCCCGGCTCCAAGATGTCGTCTGCCGGAGCCGACTGGCAGACCAATCCGGCCACGCAGATCAAGTGGGGCCTGAACTACATGAACGACCGCTATGGCAGTCCGTGCGATGCCTGGCTGTTCTGGCAGGCCAACGGTTCCTACTGA
- a CDS encoding DUF2637 domain-containing protein, whose translation MAAPVQLTRTHRVLIGVVVFGAVVIAGIGFAGSYAAVRELALQKGFGDFSYVFPIGIDAGICVLLALDLLLTWIRIPFPLLRQTAWVLTVATIAFNGAAAWPDPLGVGMHAVIPVLFVVSVEAARHAIGRIADITADKHMEGVRMTRWLLAPVPTFLLWRRMKLWELRSYDQVIKLEQERLVYQARLRSRFGRGWRRKAPVESLMPLRLAKYGVPLADTAPAGLAAAGLAPTFRPPAERAGASTPPEHASLETPAVPDQQMTKPDGARPRHVPASAPKRSPAPQESTEDAVDRFAESYQAYIAQFHVEPTAAQWALWLRDAYGISTAAGAPLSEEQTQPLLRVLPRRAVPQTEEIAVSEEPQADFVMSGKEREFTGIGSPADEAAADPGGQAADELPQEEHPEAAPAGMGAQAATERRGLQVNTPIDAPLPGHDDVATKRAALTTVDRYYLVWMECQAGQGEEPTAEQLSAALAAKGMYGRGRKPVSPANLRRYLLPFRLYNVWAQHRAHGPQPSLNAIAQECAARGITGQYNKTITTDHLTHEADDFERRWQALTHHRTSTQR comes from the coding sequence GTGGCCGCGCCGGTGCAGCTGACACGGACGCACCGGGTTCTGATCGGCGTGGTCGTCTTCGGTGCCGTCGTCATCGCCGGCATCGGTTTCGCGGGTTCGTACGCCGCTGTCCGCGAACTGGCCCTCCAGAAGGGCTTCGGGGACTTCAGTTACGTCTTCCCGATCGGCATCGACGCGGGCATCTGCGTCCTGCTCGCCCTGGATCTGCTCCTCACGTGGATACGCATACCCTTCCCGCTCCTGCGCCAGACGGCGTGGGTGCTGACGGTGGCGACGATCGCCTTCAACGGCGCGGCGGCCTGGCCGGACCCGCTGGGTGTGGGCATGCACGCGGTGATCCCGGTCCTGTTCGTGGTCTCGGTCGAGGCCGCCCGCCACGCGATCGGCCGCATAGCGGACATCACGGCGGACAAGCACATGGAGGGGGTCCGCATGACGCGCTGGCTCCTGGCCCCCGTGCCCACGTTCCTCCTCTGGCGCCGTATGAAGCTCTGGGAGCTCCGCTCCTACGACCAGGTCATCAAGCTCGAGCAGGAACGTCTCGTCTACCAGGCCCGCCTCCGCTCCCGCTTCGGCCGCGGCTGGCGCCGCAAGGCCCCGGTCGAGTCCCTGATGCCCCTACGCCTCGCCAAGTACGGCGTCCCCCTGGCAGACACAGCCCCCGCAGGACTGGCTGCAGCAGGCCTCGCACCGACTTTCCGACCCCCTGCCGAGCGCGCCGGCGCCTCCACCCCGCCAGAACACGCCTCCCTCGAGACACCGGCGGTCCCTGACCAGCAAATGACCAAGCCGGACGGAGCAAGGCCGCGACACGTCCCAGCCTCCGCGCCCAAGCGGTCACCTGCCCCTCAGGAGTCGACCGAGGACGCCGTCGACCGGTTCGCCGAGTCCTACCAGGCGTACATTGCGCAGTTCCACGTCGAGCCGACCGCCGCGCAGTGGGCCCTCTGGCTCCGCGACGCGTACGGCATCTCCACCGCAGCCGGTGCCCCGCTCTCCGAGGAACAGACCCAGCCCCTGCTCCGGGTACTCCCACGGCGCGCTGTTCCTCAGACCGAAGAGATCGCCGTCTCTGAAGAACCACAGGCAGACTTCGTCATGAGCGGCAAGGAGCGCGAGTTCACCGGCATCGGATCACCCGCCGATGAGGCTGCCGCCGATCCCGGCGGGCAGGCCGCCGACGAACTCCCGCAGGAGGAGCATCCCGAGGCGGCACCCGCCGGTATGGGCGCGCAAGCCGCCACGGAGCGGCGCGGCCTGCAGGTGAACACCCCCATCGATGCTCCGCTGCCAGGCCACGACGACGTAGCCACGAAACGAGCGGCCCTCACCACCGTCGACCGCTACTACCTCGTATGGATGGAGTGCCAGGCCGGGCAGGGCGAGGAGCCCACGGCCGAGCAGCTGTCCGCCGCTCTCGCCGCGAAGGGCATGTACGGCCGCGGCCGAAAACCGGTCAGCCCCGCCAACCTGCGCCGCTACCTCCTGCCCTTCCGCCTGTACAACGTCTGGGCCCAGCACCGGGCGCACGGCCCACAGCCCTCGCTCAACGCCATCGCCCAGGAATGCGCAGCCCGCGGGATCACCGGTCAGTACAACAAAACCATCACCACCGATCACCTCACCCACGAAGCCGACGACTTCGAACGACGCTGGCAAGCTCTCACCCACCACCGCACCAGCACGCAACGGTAG
- a CDS encoding pilus assembly protein TadG-related protein has translation MILQQVRGRTRIGFDDRGGVTVFVAVCVVALIGIVGVAVDGGGKMRATERADFVAGEAARAGGQAIDPAQAITGEAIVVDPQDAQAAAQAYLRSVDAAGTVAVSADGKTLTVTVNGSYDTKFLPVVGVGSMPVTGHATATLLHGVAAP, from the coding sequence ATGATCTTGCAGCAGGTACGGGGGCGCACCCGCATCGGGTTCGACGACCGTGGTGGGGTCACGGTGTTCGTCGCGGTGTGCGTGGTCGCGCTGATCGGCATCGTCGGCGTGGCCGTCGACGGCGGTGGCAAGATGCGCGCCACCGAACGAGCCGACTTCGTCGCGGGGGAGGCCGCCCGGGCGGGTGGGCAGGCCATCGACCCTGCCCAGGCCATCACCGGCGAGGCGATCGTCGTCGATCCGCAGGATGCGCAGGCCGCAGCCCAGGCGTACCTGCGCTCCGTCGACGCTGCGGGCACAGTGGCCGTGTCCGCCGACGGCAAAACGCTCACCGTGACCGTCAACGGCTCGTACGACACGAAGTTCCTGCCCGTGGTCGGGGTCGGCTCGATGCCGGTGACCGGTCACGCCACGGCCACCCTCCTGCACGGCGTCGCCGCTCCCTAA
- a CDS encoding TadE/TadG family type IV pilus assembly protein, producing MAIEAAIIFPALIMFVCMAIAGGRLITSGAKINAAAEDAAREASIHRTVAAAQDAAHSAANESLTDQGIKCASSSITVNTGGLNVPVGQVGTVTVTVNCTVNLSDLLLPGVPGARTLESTATSVVDQYRQRGN from the coding sequence GTGGCGATCGAAGCGGCCATCATCTTCCCTGCGCTGATCATGTTCGTGTGTATGGCGATCGCCGGCGGCCGCCTCATCACCTCCGGCGCGAAGATCAACGCCGCGGCCGAGGACGCCGCACGAGAGGCCTCCATTCACCGCACCGTGGCCGCCGCCCAGGACGCAGCCCATTCGGCCGCGAACGAGTCACTGACCGACCAGGGCATCAAGTGCGCCTCCAGCAGCATCACCGTGAACACGGGCGGGCTCAACGTGCCCGTCGGGCAGGTAGGGACCGTCACCGTGACCGTGAACTGCACGGTCAATCTGTCCGACCTCCTGCTACCCGGCGTGCCCGGGGCTCGCACCTTGGAGTCCACCGCGACCTCGGTAGTGGACCAGTACCGGCAGCGGGGGAACTGA
- a CDS encoding TadE family protein, with protein sequence MVSGRLKDWWRGRRWRDDRGDASIQMAIVFPFVLLATMAVIQASMWYYARQIALTAAREGATAARSYQATPADGAARARDVLGRVAGDSLINPGVSTAGSTAERVRIQVTGTAQSMIPGVDGLQVSQSASGAVERWTTPGE encoded by the coding sequence ATGGTCTCCGGCCGGCTTAAGGACTGGTGGCGCGGGCGACGATGGCGCGACGACCGCGGGGACGCATCCATCCAGATGGCGATCGTCTTCCCGTTCGTGCTGCTCGCCACCATGGCGGTCATCCAGGCCTCCATGTGGTACTACGCGCGGCAGATCGCCCTGACGGCCGCCCGCGAAGGTGCCACCGCGGCCCGCTCCTACCAGGCCACCCCGGCCGACGGCGCGGCCCGGGCCCGCGATGTGCTGGGCCGCGTGGCGGGGGACAGCCTGATCAACCCCGGCGTCTCCACGGCCGGCAGCACCGCCGAGCGGGTGCGGATCCAGGTGACTGGGACGGCCCAGTCGATGATCCCGGGCGTCGACGGCCTGCAGGTCAGCCAGTCGGCCTCCGGCGCCGTGGAGCGCTGGACGACCCCGGGAGAGTGA
- a CDS encoding type II secretion system F family protein yields MNLLPAVVTGGVVGAGVALLVRELLRPQPALAAALQRSAPGLLTMPEPEPELDRDEVWGRWLLTRLGRLPAVRIPAKNLALLGQGPGAFMLKKAALAGLGLLCPVLVSIPWIIAGVSLPFYVPAVAGLAVAGLLFITPDLVVRDQAKRAREEFAHALSAYLDLVALKRAADAGPTEALEKAAAVGRGWPFLYLQAALRRARLEKIPPYQALEDLAHEYDLPVLEDVADIMRGSATDGAAVYKALRARTAALNTELLAAQAAEANAASEKMTAPGALLAVLVMLLMAFPAVIRMLTV; encoded by the coding sequence GTGAACCTGTTGCCTGCAGTGGTCACCGGCGGCGTAGTGGGCGCCGGCGTCGCCCTGTTGGTGCGTGAACTGCTGCGCCCACAGCCCGCCTTGGCCGCGGCGCTGCAGCGCAGTGCCCCGGGCCTGTTGACTATGCCGGAGCCGGAGCCGGAGCTGGACCGGGACGAGGTCTGGGGCCGGTGGCTGCTGACCCGCCTGGGGCGCCTGCCCGCAGTGCGTATCCCCGCCAAGAACCTGGCGCTGCTCGGGCAGGGGCCGGGAGCGTTCATGCTGAAGAAGGCCGCGCTCGCCGGGCTCGGCCTGCTCTGTCCGGTGCTGGTCTCCATTCCGTGGATCATCGCGGGTGTTTCCCTGCCGTTCTACGTGCCCGCCGTCGCCGGGCTCGCCGTCGCCGGGCTGCTGTTCATCACCCCCGATCTGGTCGTGCGGGACCAGGCCAAGCGGGCCCGGGAGGAGTTCGCCCACGCGCTGTCCGCCTACCTGGACCTGGTGGCGCTCAAGCGGGCCGCGGACGCGGGCCCAACCGAGGCCCTGGAGAAGGCCGCCGCGGTCGGCCGCGGCTGGCCCTTCCTCTACCTGCAAGCAGCGCTGCGGCGCGCCCGGCTGGAGAAGATCCCGCCGTATCAGGCACTCGAGGACCTGGCGCACGAGTACGACCTGCCGGTCCTGGAGGACGTCGCCGACATCATGCGCGGCTCGGCCACCGACGGCGCCGCCGTCTACAAAGCCCTGCGGGCACGGACCGCCGCGCTCAACACCGAACTACTCGCCGCGCAGGCCGCCGAGGCGAACGCCGCCAGCGAAAAGATGACCGCCCCCGGCGCCCTGCTCGCCGTGCTGGTCATGCTCCTGATGGCGTTCCCCGCGGTGATCCGCATGCTCACCGTCTGA
- a CDS encoding type II secretion system F family protein, with product MTLLLALLSGMAVMGGLIGVVAGVVGTTAPRRPSLRQRWKVLGAGQAEDVRLRRRTLAAAGAVVSVVVWLVSGNFVAGAMLGAAVVGVPWLITPAQIVQERIGQLEALSEWTQRLAGLLRLGMGLEQAMITSRKGAPEELAEQIAGLSDRLRLGWRPEEALRAFADELDDITADKVAAALILSVNDRGPGLAQALEDLAATVRDEVAGKRKVEADRAKSRTTVRWMTFITLGIVVAGFFVPSFTRPYNTLLGQLVLAVLTAGFVGTLALMRSLGIFRRIARFLEADPSSTVRLPALLVETDVPGEREVEGVSS from the coding sequence ATGACGCTGTTGTTGGCACTGCTGAGCGGCATGGCTGTCATGGGCGGGCTGATCGGTGTGGTGGCAGGCGTCGTGGGCACCACGGCGCCGCGCAGGCCGTCGCTGAGGCAGCGGTGGAAGGTCCTGGGCGCGGGGCAGGCGGAGGATGTCCGGCTGCGGCGGCGGACGCTCGCGGCGGCCGGGGCCGTGGTGTCCGTTGTGGTGTGGCTGGTCTCGGGAAACTTCGTAGCCGGTGCGATGCTCGGCGCAGCCGTGGTGGGCGTGCCGTGGCTGATCACGCCAGCGCAAATCGTGCAAGAACGCATCGGCCAGCTGGAAGCCCTGAGCGAGTGGACGCAGCGCCTGGCCGGGCTGCTGCGACTGGGCATGGGCCTGGAACAAGCGATGATCACCAGCCGGAAGGGGGCACCGGAGGAGCTCGCCGAGCAGATCGCGGGCCTGTCGGACCGGCTGCGCCTGGGGTGGCGGCCCGAGGAAGCGTTGCGGGCCTTCGCAGACGAGCTGGACGACATCACCGCGGACAAGGTGGCGGCCGCGCTCATCCTGTCCGTCAACGACCGCGGCCCGGGCCTGGCCCAGGCACTGGAGGACCTCGCCGCGACCGTTCGCGACGAAGTCGCCGGCAAGCGGAAGGTCGAGGCCGACCGGGCCAAGTCCCGCACCACGGTGCGCTGGATGACCTTCATCACCCTCGGCATCGTCGTCGCCGGGTTCTTCGTGCCCTCCTTCACCCGCCCCTACAACACGCTACTCGGGCAGCTGGTGCTGGCGGTCCTGACCGCAGGGTTCGTCGGCACGCTCGCCCTGATGAGGTCGCTGGGCATCTTCCGCCGGATCGCGCGCTTCCTGGAGGCCGATCCAAGCAGCACGGTGCGCCTGCCCGCGCTCTTGGTGGAGACGGATGTGCCGGGCGAGCGCGAGGTTGAAGGGGTGAGCTCGTGA
- a CDS encoding CpaF family protein has protein sequence MRGRPLHADPTVAPPPGRPQQAWPRPANGTPAGAASSAHALGAAAPQVSVDYKVARHIAAQVAKQREEWLKTTPDVDRASEEQRCLDWINEAVALWSDAQAMAPHEDEALRRAAYDLLFRAGRLQPYLDDERVEDIIIQGPDQVWLDYGDGERRMVGPIADSEEELLELLRELARGSGHSERTISTANPTLALSLQDGSRLQAITGLGPMTYAVIRRHRVSHADLDDLVRLGTIDPILREFLGACVRAEKNIMIAGKQKAGKTTLLRAMLKEFDPECRFATVQTEDELFAHANGYHRQVVSLVGRESNGEKDVTGRGAGEVTLLDLMHPALRMSLERIVVGEVRGPEVVAMMQALTNGSGGNLCTIHARRPDIIFDRIAELYALAQGNLSEQLAYRQTANGLDFIVYVDMTDETQIGGRRHRYVSHVLELTGIGESGRPATNEIFSPGREFGELRAVPRMDPGCIDDLRRVGFDSTLLQHPYGAWAAPLPLKVGAGR, from the coding sequence GTGCGCGGTAGGCCTCTGCACGCCGATCCGACCGTCGCTCCGCCGCCCGGCCGCCCCCAGCAGGCCTGGCCCCGTCCGGCGAACGGAACACCGGCCGGAGCTGCCTCGAGTGCGCACGCGCTCGGCGCCGCGGCTCCGCAGGTCAGCGTGGATTACAAGGTCGCCCGGCACATCGCTGCCCAGGTCGCCAAACAGCGCGAGGAGTGGCTGAAGACCACGCCGGACGTGGACCGGGCCAGCGAGGAGCAGCGCTGCCTGGACTGGATCAACGAGGCGGTCGCGCTGTGGTCGGACGCCCAGGCGATGGCCCCGCACGAGGACGAAGCCCTGCGACGCGCTGCCTATGACCTGCTCTTCAGGGCCGGCCGGTTGCAGCCGTATCTGGACGACGAACGGGTTGAGGACATCATCATCCAGGGCCCGGACCAGGTGTGGCTCGACTACGGCGACGGCGAGCGCCGCATGGTCGGCCCCATCGCGGATTCCGAGGAGGAACTGCTGGAGCTGCTGCGGGAGTTGGCCCGGGGCTCCGGGCACAGCGAGCGCACGATCTCCACGGCGAACCCGACGCTCGCACTGTCGCTGCAGGACGGCTCCCGCCTCCAGGCGATCACAGGGCTCGGGCCGATGACCTACGCGGTCATCCGCCGGCACCGGGTCTCCCACGCCGATCTCGACGACCTGGTCCGGCTGGGCACGATCGACCCGATCCTGCGGGAGTTCCTCGGCGCCTGTGTACGCGCCGAGAAGAACATCATGATCGCGGGGAAGCAGAAGGCCGGGAAGACCACGCTGCTGCGGGCGATGCTCAAGGAGTTCGACCCGGAGTGCCGCTTCGCCACCGTCCAGACCGAGGACGAACTGTTCGCCCACGCCAACGGCTACCACCGCCAAGTCGTCTCCCTGGTGGGCCGCGAGTCCAACGGTGAGAAGGACGTCACCGGCCGCGGCGCCGGTGAGGTCACGCTGCTGGACCTGATGCACCCGGCGCTGCGGATGTCGCTGGAGCGGATCGTGGTCGGCGAGGTCCGTGGTCCCGAAGTCGTCGCCATGATGCAGGCACTGACGAACGGGTCGGGCGGCAACCTGTGCACCATCCACGCGCGTCGCCCCGACATCATCTTCGACCGGATCGCCGAGCTGTACGCGCTCGCCCAAGGCAACCTGTCCGAGCAGCTCGCCTACCGGCAGACCGCCAACGGTCTCGACTTCATCGTGTACGTCGACATGACGGACGAGACGCAGATCGGCGGCCGCCGCCACCGCTACGTCTCGCACGTCCTGGAGCTCACCGGGATCGGCGAGTCCGGCCGTCCGGCGACAAACGAGATCTTCTCCCCCGGCCGGGAGTTCGGCGAACTGCGGGCAGTGCCACGCATGGACCCGGGCTGCATCGACGATCTGCGCCGGGTCGGCTTCGACTCCACGCTGCTGCAGCACCCGTACGGGGCGTGGGCGGCGCCGCTGCCGTTGAAGGTGGGGGCGGGCCGATGA
- a CDS encoding SAF domain-containing protein yields MSARRRRPGVIALSLALIAAGGAGVAVLLLQVGHRTEVVTVVRTVQVGQVVTEDDLGTASVALDPAVKSVRGTDLDSMVGKRAAVELKPGSLLAPSQVTKDSLVKAGEQLVPIGLKPEQVPATALIPGQKVDLVHVPAQGQADTGKTSGTLRETITGRVVKASSAAPGTGIVVVDVATTAQEGPTAAAWVAAGTLRLNLAAPDGS; encoded by the coding sequence GTGTCGGCCCGCCGTCGCCGACCAGGTGTCATCGCCCTGTCACTGGCTCTGATCGCCGCCGGAGGAGCGGGGGTTGCCGTCCTGCTGCTGCAGGTCGGCCACCGCACCGAGGTGGTAACCGTGGTCCGCACCGTCCAGGTCGGCCAGGTCGTGACCGAAGACGACCTGGGCACGGCTTCGGTGGCCCTGGACCCGGCCGTCAAGTCGGTGCGCGGCACCGACCTGGACTCGATGGTGGGGAAGCGGGCCGCTGTTGAGCTCAAGCCCGGTTCCCTGCTCGCCCCGTCCCAGGTGACGAAGGACTCGCTGGTGAAGGCTGGTGAGCAGTTGGTGCCGATCGGGCTGAAGCCGGAGCAGGTGCCGGCCACGGCACTGATTCCGGGCCAGAAGGTGGATCTGGTGCACGTCCCGGCCCAGGGCCAGGCGGACACAGGTAAGACGTCCGGCACCCTGCGGGAGACCATCACCGGACGGGTCGTGAAGGCCTCCAGCGCCGCCCCCGGCACGGGGATCGTAGTCGTCGACGTCGCCACCACCGCGCAGGAGGGGCCGACGGCCGCCGCGTGGGTGGCGGCCGGCACCCTGCGCCTGAACCTCGCGGCCCCGGACGGCAGCTGA
- a CDS encoding ATP/GTP-binding protein: MAAAGTAQADDGPDVGAGKCQVVKFCVDVSVPGETGGENQQASSQGSGGESKLKCGYTKIDPEPPVSAKELWKGADPKKSDLYFYSCSDGGQNNPDGFITVPNGQPPQQQANPQELAQQAVDSMTLLRPDIASPKAAGKYTVGVPMWMWVNQSATTFGPNTASATAGGITVTATAKVSKIVWQMGDGSSVTCNGPGTPYEASEGMTQSPTCGHVYSKTSGGSQGGKYPVTATSTWTIDWQGGGAAGQLTEIRQTNVQVAIGELQVVR; this comes from the coding sequence TTGGCCGCCGCGGGCACCGCCCAGGCCGACGACGGTCCCGATGTCGGTGCGGGCAAGTGCCAAGTCGTCAAGTTCTGTGTCGATGTCAGCGTGCCCGGCGAGACCGGCGGGGAAAACCAGCAGGCCAGCTCGCAGGGCAGCGGCGGCGAGAGCAAGTTGAAGTGCGGGTACACAAAGATCGACCCGGAACCGCCGGTCAGTGCGAAGGAGCTCTGGAAGGGCGCCGACCCGAAGAAGAGCGACCTGTACTTCTACTCCTGTTCGGACGGCGGCCAGAACAACCCCGACGGATTCATCACCGTGCCGAACGGCCAGCCCCCTCAGCAGCAGGCGAATCCTCAGGAGCTGGCGCAGCAGGCAGTCGACTCCATGACGCTGCTCCGCCCGGACATCGCCAGCCCCAAGGCGGCCGGCAAGTACACCGTGGGCGTCCCGATGTGGATGTGGGTCAACCAAAGCGCCACGACGTTTGGACCGAACACCGCGTCGGCCACGGCGGGCGGGATCACCGTCACCGCGACCGCAAAGGTGTCGAAGATCGTGTGGCAGATGGGCGACGGCTCCTCCGTGACCTGCAACGGCCCGGGCACGCCCTACGAGGCATCGGAAGGCATGACCCAGTCGCCGACCTGCGGACACGTGTACTCCAAGACCTCGGGCGGCTCCCAGGGCGGCAAGTACCCGGTCACGGCGACCTCGACGTGGACGATCGACTGGCAGGGCGGCGGAGCGGCCGGCCAGCTCACCGAGATCCGGCAAACCAACGTGCAGGTGGCGATCGGCGAGCTGCAGGTCGTCAGGTAG